Proteins encoded together in one Pseudomonas sp. TCU-HL1 window:
- a CDS encoding ABC transporter permease, which produces MLLSPNAMGLRLRIGLYLTTGAIAAFLLLPILFIVLLSFGSSQWLVFPPPGWTLKWYEQFFSNAEWMESALASLKVAVLTTICSVALGLPTAFALVRGKFPGREFLYGLFTLPMIVPLVIIAVAVYALFLKLGYTGTLFSFVVSHVIVALPFTIISIINSLKLFDQSIEDAAVICGASRLQAVVKVTFPAIRPGMMAGALFAFLVSWDEVVLSVMMASPTLQTLPVKMWTTLRQDLTPVIAVASTLLIGLSVLVMVIAAVLRRRNPASA; this is translated from the coding sequence ATGCTGCTGTCACCCAACGCCATGGGCCTGCGCCTGCGCATCGGCCTCTACCTCACCACCGGAGCGATTGCAGCCTTCCTGCTGCTGCCGATCCTGTTCATCGTGCTGCTGTCGTTCGGCTCCTCCCAGTGGCTGGTGTTCCCGCCGCCGGGCTGGACGCTGAAGTGGTACGAACAGTTCTTCTCCAACGCCGAATGGATGGAATCGGCCCTGGCCAGCCTCAAGGTGGCCGTGCTGACCACGATCTGCTCCGTGGCCCTGGGCCTGCCCACCGCCTTCGCCCTGGTGCGCGGCAAGTTCCCCGGCCGCGAGTTCCTCTACGGCCTGTTCACCCTGCCGATGATCGTGCCGCTGGTGATCATCGCCGTGGCCGTGTACGCGCTGTTCCTCAAGCTGGGCTACACCGGGACGCTGTTCTCCTTCGTGGTCAGCCACGTGATCGTCGCCCTGCCCTTCACCATCATCTCGATCATCAACTCGCTGAAGCTGTTCGATCAGTCCATCGAGGATGCCGCGGTGATCTGCGGCGCCTCGCGGCTGCAGGCGGTGGTCAAGGTGACCTTCCCGGCGATTCGCCCCGGCATGATGGCCGGCGCCCTGTTCGCCTTCCTGGTCTCCTGGGATGAAGTGGTGCTGAGCGTGATGATGGCCAGCCCGACCCTGCAGACCCTGCCCGTGAAAATGTGGACCACCCTACGCCAGGACCTGACCCCGGTGATCGCCGTCGCCTCGACGCTGCTGATCGGTCTGTCCGTACTGGTCATGGTGATCGCCGCCGTGCTGCGCCGGCGCAACCCTGCAAGCGCCTGA